The Naumovozyma dairenensis CBS 421 chromosome 3, complete genome genome has a window encoding:
- the NDAI0C02910 gene encoding uncharacterized protein (similar to Saccharomyces cerevisiae SNG1 (YGR197C) and YJR015W; ancestral locus Anc_5.143), giving the protein MSTAINQESHNTGTSSGQNPSSDPYNEQDLSSSISHSSLSPSPSTEDSIAQFDGQLQYEDRQGDITSKEEDNRSLQSDPIQDTNTSPKENNTSATHSHNNKSDNSGAFNPNDEDNALQRTGTRYFSPKLKKARKDVIYSFIFTNVVLAIFAFTIFSLFWGVNYKNFDRAHKVQILAVIQDEGITSPNISTIIPIAAAVPTIAESSMGTYHIYNSTGFMDKFKLQSNDEIDAKVIHEVYGEKYWFAINIKPNATQALYDAIAVPNAPSFNTSQYFEAVTITARDPTNYRQLILPLLQDFEARYSNYYTSTYFPQFLNNLTTFNNITTVNMTNIALAGTMNFYTNDIRSFTERVLIAPLLVGVAYCLLLTFFQFLIYSQLHQEVSALLKPNHILIYRNIMLWLTMFFASLFFCTVSAIFQIDFTPAFGRGGFVVYWMTTWLFMVACGGTNENMVSILFTLFGPRFLGIWILSFIILNITPTFYPMVMANVFYRYGYMMPVHNAIDIYRVIFLDLSKHKMGRNYGLLIAWIAMNAVALPLVFKFLLMVITRREKKEKELAAAAEEAKLKN; this is encoded by the coding sequence ATGTCTACAGCTATAAATCAGGAAAGTCATAATACAGGAACGTCTAGTGGTCAAAATCCATCATCAGACCCCTACAATGAACAAGACCTGTCGTCATCTATTTCACATTCTTCATTGTCACCATCTCCATCAACTGAAGATTCAATAGCTCAATTTGATGGTCAACTCCAATATGAAGATAGACAGGGTGACATAACATCCaaggaagaagataataGATCACTGCAATCAGATCCTATTCAGGATACAAATACTAGTCCTAAAGAGAACAATACCAGCGCAACACATTCtcacaataataaatctgaTAATTCCGGTGCTTTCAATCCAAATGATGAGGATAACGCTTTACAAAGAACAGGTACTAGATATTTTTCtccaaaattgaaaaaagcTAGAAAAGATGTCATTTATAGTTTCATTTTCACTAATGTGGTCTTGGCTATCTTTGCATTCACAATTTTCTCACTTTTCTGGGGTGTgaattataaaaattttgATCGTGCTCATAAAGTTCAAATATTAGCAGTCATCCAAGATGAAGGTATAACGTctccaaatatttcaacaaTTATACCCATTGCAGCTGCTGTACCAACAATAGCAGAAAGTTCCATGGGAACATACCATATTTATAATTCTACTGGATTCATGGATAAATTTAAGTTACAATcgaatgatgaaattgatgcTAAAGTAATACATGAGGTTTATGgtgaaaaatattggtTTGCTATAAATATTAAACCCAATGCTACACAAGCACTTTATGACGCCATAGCTGTTCCAAATGCTCCATCTTTCAACACATCACAATACTTTGAAGCTGTCACTATAACAGCTCGTGATCCGACAAATTATAGACAACTGATATTACCACTCTTACAAGATTTTGAAGCCCGTTACAGTAATTATTATACTTCAACTTATTTCCCACAATttctaaataatttaacCACATTTAATAACATTACAACTGTTAATATGACCAATATCGCTTTGGCTGGTACAATGAATTTCTATACAAATGATATCAGATCATTCACAGAACGTGTCTTAATTGCACCGTTACTTGTCGGAGTTGCatattgtttattattaacttttttccaatttttaatttattcacAACTGCATCAAGAAGTTTCAGCTCTTTTAAAACCAAATCATATCTTAATTTACAGAAACATCATGCTTTGGTTAACAATGTTCTTCGCATCACTATTTTTCTGTACCGTATCAgcaattttccaaattgaTTTCACTCCTGCATTCGGTAGAGGGGGATTTGTCGTATATTGGATGACCACATGGCTTTTCATGGTAGCTTGTGGTGGTACCAATGAAAATATGGTCAGTATTCTTTTCACTTTATTTGGTCCAAGATTCTTAGGGATTTGGATCTTATCATTCATTATTCTTAATATCACTCCAACGTTTTATCCAATGGTAATGGCAAACGTATTTTACCGTTATGGATACATGATGCCTGTTCATAATGCAATTGACATTTATAGAGTCATATTTTTGGATCTTTCGAAACATAAGATGGGGAGAAATTATGGGTTATTGATTGCATGGATTGCTATGAACGCAGTTGCATTACCATTAGTTTTCAAGTTTTTACTTATGGTGATAACGAGAAGagagaagaaggaaaaggaattagCTGCAGCAGCCGAGGAAGCAAagttaaagaattaa